Proteins co-encoded in one Dehalogenimonas sp. WBC-2 genomic window:
- a CDS encoding pyruvate carboxyl transferase subunit B, with the protein MPAQPLKITDLTLRDGHQSLLATRMRTDDILGIAAGMDNAGFHSLEVWGGATFDVPIRFLNEDPWHRLREIKKLAPKTPLQMLLRGQNLVGYRNYADDVVTAFVEHAADCGVDIFRVFDAVNDERNFETALKAIKSKGKHAQLSISYSLTERVMGGPVYTLEYYIEKAKIFEAMGADSLCIKDMAGLIAPADAYTLVKALKKAIKIPIQFHTHYTSGMASMSMLKAIEAGVDIIDTCLAPFALRTSHPAVEPMVAAFAGTPRDTGLNLHELLTLGDYFEKITPKYRDFIDTTKMSVIDTAVLEHQVPGGMISNLVSQLREAGALDRIDEVYAEIPRVRAEMGYPPLVTPTSQIVGIQAVQNVLLGRYKVISSQVKDYFYGLYGRPPMPVDPEIQKLALKGYERGEKPITVRPADVLAPEMEAAREATKDITKDIGDILTYALYPQVGLKFLKWKYGLETPPADTKPRTLEDIKREDDIIARAKAGKLVEKSSEKAVTAPTAIGGLRHFNIHLDGRVYNVGVEPAGSDGTRISQITPAVPVVVPATPVAPPPAAAVTVKPVEVPQAIEPPVVKPESKPAAGLELGGEAVLAPMPGVVVRYEVEVGAVVKAGDTVVVLEAMKMAIDLPSPVNGTVASVKFNVGERVARDDVLAIIAT; encoded by the coding sequence ATGCCGGCTCAACCACTTAAGATTACCGACTTGACGCTCCGTGACGGTCACCAGTCGCTGCTGGCCACCCGGATGCGTACTGATGATATTCTGGGGATTGCGGCGGGGATGGATAACGCCGGATTTCATTCTTTAGAGGTCTGGGGCGGCGCGACTTTTGATGTGCCTATCCGTTTTCTGAACGAAGACCCGTGGCATCGGCTGCGGGAGATTAAAAAACTTGCTCCCAAGACACCGCTGCAAATGCTGCTCCGAGGTCAGAATCTGGTGGGCTACCGGAATTATGCCGACGATGTCGTTACGGCATTCGTGGAGCACGCTGCGGATTGCGGCGTGGATATTTTCAGAGTTTTCGATGCGGTAAATGATGAGCGTAATTTTGAAACGGCGCTTAAAGCCATCAAATCCAAGGGCAAACATGCCCAGTTGTCCATCAGCTATTCACTGACCGAACGCGTCATGGGTGGCCCGGTCTATACTCTGGAATATTATATTGAAAAAGCCAAAATCTTTGAAGCCATGGGTGCGGATAGCCTGTGTATCAAGGATATGGCCGGACTGATTGCACCGGCTGATGCCTATACACTGGTTAAGGCGCTCAAGAAAGCAATCAAGATTCCGATTCAATTTCACACACACTACACCAGCGGTATGGCCTCAATGAGCATGCTGAAAGCGATTGAAGCGGGTGTCGATATTATTGATACATGTCTGGCTCCGTTTGCCTTACGTACCTCCCACCCGGCGGTGGAACCGATGGTGGCGGCCTTCGCCGGTACGCCGCGGGATACCGGCCTGAATTTACATGAACTGCTGACATTAGGCGATTACTTTGAAAAAATCACTCCTAAATACCGTGATTTTATAGATACGACCAAAATGTCGGTCATTGACACTGCCGTGCTGGAGCATCAGGTGCCGGGCGGCATGATCTCCAATCTGGTTAGCCAGCTCCGTGAAGCAGGGGCTCTTGACCGCATTGATGAAGTATATGCTGAGATTCCCCGCGTCCGGGCCGAGATGGGTTACCCTCCGCTGGTCACACCTACCAGTCAGATCGTTGGCATTCAAGCGGTACAAAACGTCCTGCTTGGCCGGTATAAGGTCATTTCATCTCAGGTAAAGGACTATTTTTACGGTCTTTACGGCCGGCCGCCGATGCCGGTTGATCCGGAAATCCAGAAACTGGCACTCAAGGGTTATGAACGCGGTGAAAAACCGATCACTGTGCGTCCAGCCGACGTATTGGCACCGGAAATGGAAGCTGCCCGCGAGGCGACTAAAGATATCACAAAAGATATTGGCGATATACTGACCTATGCGCTGTATCCTCAAGTAGGTCTGAAGTTTTTAAAATGGAAATATGGTTTGGAAACACCGCCTGCTGATACCAAACCCAGGACGTTAGAAGATATCAAGCGTGAAGACGATATTATTGCCAGAGCTAAAGCCGGCAAACTTGTTGAAAAAAGCTCGGAAAAAGCCGTTACTGCCCCAACTGCTATCGGAGGCTTACGCCATTTTAATATTCATCTCGATGGGCGGGTATATAATGTGGGTGTGGAACCGGCTGGAAGCGACGGCACTCGGATTTCACAGATAACTCCGGCAGTGCCTGTAGTTGTCCCGGCGACCCCTGTTGCCCCCCCTCCGGCCGCAGCAGTTACAGTCAAACCGGTTGAAGTGCCACAGGCGATTGAGCCACCGGTGGTCAAACCGGAATCCAAACCGGCAGCAGGTCTTGAACTTGGTGGTGAGGCGGTACTTGCCCCTATGCCGGGGGTAGTGGTCCGGTATGAAGTTGAGGTTGGCGCAGTCGTCAAAGCCGGGGACACGGTAGTTGTTCTGGAGGCAATGAAAATGGCTATTGATCTGCCGTCACCGGTGAATGGAACGGTTGCGTCGGTCAAATTTAACGTGGGCGAACGTGTTGCCCGCGATGATGTGCTGGCGATAATAGCTACTTAG